In the Kribbella sp. NBC_00482 genome, one interval contains:
- a CDS encoding FAD-dependent oxidoreductase — MKVAIVGAGLTGSLLACFLARRGLTVTLYERRPDPRVAQVERGRSINLAISERGLDALRRIDLVDEVMADALPMKGRMIHPVSGPLDFQAYSASGDRAINSISRGVLNNALLSAASAAPGVSVEFEHRLVELDSAAGQMVFATPSGKVSVAADVVLGADGAGSAVREQLLAEGIVAEDVDFLDYGYKELSIPAALGEFALDPGALHIWPRGTSMMIALPNPDRSFTCTLFWPAGSFDALTTTTAIEEHFRVNYPDLLPLAPDLVDDYLNNPVGVLGTVHTLPWQAHGRTALLGDAAHAIVPFYGQGANCAFEDVVELDRCLADTGGSWARALPLFETRRRENTEAIAEMALANFVEMRDKVASPVFRLQKRVEHLLERLLPGTYVSRYELVSFSTTPYAEVQRRVHRQHQLLGAAAVASAGVLLGLVRRRRR; from the coding sequence ATGAAGGTCGCGATCGTCGGCGCCGGACTGACCGGTTCGCTGCTCGCGTGTTTCCTCGCACGCCGCGGCCTGACCGTGACGCTGTACGAGCGGCGTCCGGATCCTCGGGTCGCGCAGGTGGAACGCGGCCGGTCGATCAACCTGGCGATCTCCGAACGCGGGCTGGACGCGTTGCGGCGGATCGACCTGGTCGACGAGGTGATGGCGGACGCGCTGCCGATGAAGGGCCGGATGATCCATCCGGTGTCCGGGCCGCTGGACTTCCAGGCGTACTCGGCGTCCGGCGACCGGGCGATCAACTCGATCAGCCGGGGTGTACTGAACAACGCGTTGCTGTCGGCGGCCTCGGCTGCGCCTGGTGTGTCGGTGGAGTTCGAGCATCGGTTGGTGGAGCTGGATTCGGCCGCCGGGCAGATGGTGTTCGCGACGCCCTCCGGGAAGGTGTCGGTCGCGGCGGATGTAGTGCTGGGGGCTGACGGCGCCGGATCCGCGGTCCGCGAGCAACTGCTTGCCGAGGGCATCGTCGCGGAGGACGTCGACTTCCTCGACTACGGGTACAAGGAGCTGTCGATCCCCGCGGCGCTTGGTGAGTTCGCGCTGGATCCCGGCGCGCTGCACATCTGGCCGCGCGGTACGTCGATGATGATCGCCCTGCCGAACCCGGACCGCTCGTTCACCTGCACGCTGTTCTGGCCGGCCGGATCGTTCGACGCGCTCACGACGACGACCGCCATCGAGGAGCACTTCCGGGTGAACTATCCCGATCTGTTGCCGTTGGCACCGGATCTGGTCGACGACTACCTGAACAACCCGGTCGGCGTCCTCGGGACCGTGCACACGCTGCCGTGGCAGGCCCACGGACGTACGGCGTTGCTCGGCGACGCGGCGCACGCGATCGTGCCGTTCTACGGGCAGGGCGCGAACTGCGCCTTCGAGGACGTGGTCGAACTGGACCGCTGCCTGGCCGACACGGGCGGCTCGTGGGCGCGGGCGTTGCCGTTGTTCGAGACCCGGCGGCGCGAGAACACCGAGGCGATCGCGGAGATGGCCCTGGCGAACTTCGTCGAGATGCGCGACAAGGTCGCCTCACCTGTCTTCCGCCTCCAGAAACGCGTCGAGCATCTGCTGGAACGGCTCCTCCCCGGCACGTACGTCTCCCGCTACGAGCTCGTGTCGTTCTCCACCACGCCGTACGCCGAAGTCCAACGCCGAGTGCACCGCCAGCACCAGTTGCTCGGTGCGGCGGCGGTCGCGTCGGCCGGGGTCCTGCTCGGACTTGTTCGGAGGCGACGACGGTGA